The following proteins are co-located in the Sphingomonas donggukensis genome:
- a CDS encoding helicase-related protein gives MTRFSRSPVTAVLGPTNTGKTHLAVERMCGHSSGMIGFPLRLLAREVYDRVVKLKGEKQVALITGEERIVPPDARYFLCTAESMPLDREVGFVALDEAQLGADPERGHVFTDRLLRARGRDETMILGSAALRPLVRTLVPDAEIVERPRFSTLSYAGAKKLSRLPKRSAIVAFSAEEVYAVAEAIRRLRGGAAVVMGALSPRTRNAQVAMFQAGEVDYLVATDAIGMGLNMDVAHVAFASLTKFDGRRTRRLTVAEMAQIAGRAGRHQRDGTFGALVEEGPGAFTPEEVFAIEEHRFPDLDFLYWRDGEPDLSSVAALIESLEAKPRDIVLRAAPEAVDLAVLKRLASEPWVLDRARGGGVARLWAACGIPDFRKLGVEPHSRFVARVFQHLTEGDGHIPFAWFAGEIARLDSVTGDVETIAGRIAGTRTWAYIAHRAGWIGDGIEARARTRALEEKLSDALHDRLTQRFVDKRTTALLRTIGADERHLPVVIDAQGEVSVEDHAIGRLDGFRFTVAPDARATDKRRLLAAAEKRLAGELAKRGKALAGADDASLVLDAGTIRWNGAGIATLGAGPQLTRPAIRLDRALDVLDKAARDAVAARLAAWFDAQTRRFTPALVQLDQLARDRTAPPPLRATATALGAAGGLADRAHIPDVEAIDAPARRTLRQHGITVGTLDLFDPRLLKPAAARWRAALLAARGVATTLPPEGATILDGGAPTAGFRRIAGQQVRVDLVERIARAAHDARQGRNPFAPDPALATSIGVRAETLAKLMARLGFVPAKGDVPRWIWRGRPKLVSPRIVAPARDNAFAALAGIDFGHG, from the coding sequence GTGACCCGTTTCTCGCGTTCGCCCGTCACCGCGGTGCTGGGGCCGACCAACACCGGCAAGACGCATCTCGCGGTCGAGCGGATGTGCGGCCATTCGAGCGGCATGATCGGCTTCCCGCTGCGCCTGCTGGCGCGCGAAGTCTATGACCGCGTCGTCAAGCTGAAGGGCGAGAAACAGGTCGCGCTCATCACCGGCGAGGAACGCATCGTACCGCCGGACGCGCGCTACTTCCTCTGCACCGCAGAAAGCATGCCGCTGGATCGGGAGGTCGGCTTCGTCGCGCTCGACGAAGCGCAACTTGGCGCCGACCCGGAGCGCGGGCATGTCTTCACCGACCGCCTGCTGCGCGCGCGCGGGCGGGACGAGACGATGATCCTCGGCTCGGCGGCGCTGCGTCCGCTGGTCCGCACGCTCGTCCCCGATGCCGAGATCGTCGAGCGCCCGCGGTTCTCGACGCTCAGCTACGCCGGCGCGAAGAAGCTGTCGCGCCTGCCCAAACGCTCCGCGATCGTCGCGTTCAGCGCGGAGGAAGTGTACGCCGTGGCCGAGGCGATCCGCCGCCTGCGCGGCGGCGCAGCGGTGGTGATGGGGGCGCTGTCCCCTCGCACCCGCAACGCCCAGGTCGCGATGTTCCAGGCGGGCGAGGTCGATTACCTGGTCGCCACCGATGCGATCGGCATGGGGCTGAACATGGACGTGGCGCACGTCGCCTTCGCCAGCCTCACCAAGTTCGACGGGCGCCGAACGCGCCGGCTGACGGTCGCCGAAATGGCCCAGATCGCGGGCCGCGCCGGGCGCCACCAGCGCGACGGCACGTTCGGCGCGCTGGTCGAGGAAGGGCCGGGCGCGTTCACCCCCGAGGAAGTCTTCGCGATCGAGGAACACCGTTTCCCGGACCTCGACTTCCTCTACTGGCGCGACGGCGAACCCGACCTGTCGAGCGTCGCCGCGCTGATCGAGAGCCTTGAGGCGAAACCGCGCGACATCGTCCTGCGCGCAGCACCCGAGGCGGTCGACCTCGCCGTGCTCAAGCGGCTGGCATCCGAACCGTGGGTGCTCGACCGCGCCCGCGGCGGCGGAGTCGCGCGGCTTTGGGCGGCGTGTGGCATCCCCGACTTCCGCAAGCTGGGGGTCGAGCCCCACAGCCGCTTCGTCGCGCGCGTCTTCCAGCATCTGACCGAGGGCGATGGCCACATCCCCTTCGCGTGGTTCGCGGGCGAAATCGCACGGCTCGACAGCGTGACCGGCGACGTCGAGACGATCGCCGGGCGCATCGCGGGCACGCGCACCTGGGCCTATATCGCCCACCGCGCCGGCTGGATCGGCGACGGTATCGAGGCGCGGGCGCGGACTCGCGCGCTCGAGGAGAAATTGAGCGACGCGCTCCACGACCGCCTGACCCAGCGCTTCGTCGACAAACGGACCACCGCGCTGCTCCGCACGATCGGCGCCGACGAACGCCATTTGCCGGTCGTGATCGACGCGCAGGGCGAAGTGAGCGTCGAGGATCATGCCATCGGTCGCCTCGATGGTTTCCGCTTCACCGTCGCCCCGGACGCCCGCGCCACCGACAAGCGGCGGCTGCTCGCCGCTGCCGAAAAGCGGCTGGCGGGCGAACTCGCCAAGCGCGGCAAGGCGCTGGCCGGGGCGGACGATGCGTCCCTCGTTCTCGACGCCGGCACGATCCGCTGGAACGGGGCGGGCATCGCGACGCTCGGGGCCGGGCCGCAACTGACCCGCCCGGCCATCCGCCTCGACCGCGCGCTCGACGTGCTCGACAAGGCCGCGCGCGACGCCGTTGCCGCGCGGCTGGCGGCGTGGTTCGACGCGCAGACCCGCCGCTTCACGCCCGCGCTCGTCCAGCTCGACCAGCTCGCCCGCGACCGCACCGCGCCGCCGCCTCTACGCGCCACCGCCACCGCGCTAGGGGCAGCGGGTGGTCTCGCCGACCGCGCGCACATCCCCGATGTCGAGGCGATCGATGCGCCCGCGCGCCGCACCCTGCGCCAGCACGGCATCACCGTCGGCACGCTCGACCTGTTCGACCCGCGCCTGCTGAAGCCCGCGGCTGCGCGGTGGCGGGCGGCGTTGCTCGCTGCGCGCGGCGTCGCGACGACGTTGCCGCCGGAGGGCGCGACGATCCTCGACGGTGGCGCGCCGACTGCCGGCTTCCGCCGCATCGCCGGCCAGCAGGTCCGCGTCGACCTGGTCGAACGCATCGCCCGCGCCGCGCACGACGCGCGCCAGGGCCGCAACCCCTTCGCCCCCGACCCCGCGCTCGCCACCTCGATCGGCGTCCGCGCGGAGACGCTGGCGAAGCTGATGGCGCGGCTCGGCTTCGTACCGGCAAAGGGCGACGTCCCCCGCTGGATCTGGCGCGGCCGCCCGAAGCTGGTGTCGCCCAGGATCGTCGCGCCGGCCCGCGACAATGCCTTTGCCGCGCTTGCCGGGATCGACTTCGGCCATGGTTGA
- a CDS encoding RNA-binding S4 domain-containing protein → MRLDKFLWYARLARTRSAAQGVAEARHLRLNGRVIDRAAAGVRVGDTLTFPLHGHVRVIRIAALPTRRGPAPEARACYADLSPPGGPAAENVSQESAGD, encoded by the coding sequence ATGCGGCTCGACAAGTTCCTCTGGTACGCCCGCCTCGCCCGGACGCGCAGCGCGGCGCAAGGGGTGGCGGAGGCGCGGCACCTGCGCCTGAACGGCCGCGTCATCGATCGCGCGGCGGCGGGCGTGCGCGTCGGCGACACGCTCACCTTCCCGCTTCACGGCCATGTCCGCGTGATCCGTATCGCCGCGCTGCCCACCCGCCGCGGCCCCGCGCCCGAAGCGCGCGCCTGCTACGCCGACCTGTCGCCGCCGGGCGGCCCCGCCGCTGAGAACGTCTCGCAGGAAAGCGCGGGCGATTGA
- the fdxA gene encoding ferredoxin FdxA, producing the protein MTYVVTDACIRCKYMDCVEVCPVDCFYEGENMLVINPSECIDCGVCEPECPAEAILPDTENGLEKWLELNTTFSAQWPNVTRKNDQTPADADEHKGEDGKFDKYFSPEPGSGD; encoded by the coding sequence ATGACCTACGTCGTCACCGATGCCTGCATTCGCTGCAAGTACATGGATTGCGTCGAGGTGTGCCCCGTCGACTGCTTTTACGAAGGCGAGAACATGCTCGTCATCAACCCCAGCGAATGCATCGACTGCGGCGTGTGCGAGCCCGAATGCCCGGCTGAGGCGATCCTGCCCGACACCGAGAACGGGCTCGAGAAGTGGCTGGAGCTCAACACGACGTTCAGCGCGCAGTGGCCGAACGTCACCCGCAAGAACGACCAGACCCCCGCCGATGCCGACGAGCACAAGGGCGAGGACGGCAAGTTCGACAAATATTTCTCGCCCGAGCCCGGTTCGGGCGACTGA
- a CDS encoding CarD family transcriptional regulator, protein MAAKALSFVVGDYVVYPKHGVGRVIELQKQEIAGTSLELYVLRFEKERMTLRVPTNKAESVGMRKLSSDKTLREALDTLKGKPKVKRTMWSRRAQEYEAKINSGDLVSIAEVVRDLFRPDDQPEQSYSERQIFEAAASRLARELAAMEEVDEPKALEKIIDILKVAAPAYAKDKLPA, encoded by the coding sequence ATGGCTGCAAAGGCGCTGTCCTTCGTTGTCGGCGATTATGTCGTTTACCCCAAGCACGGCGTCGGTCGTGTCATCGAGCTTCAGAAACAGGAAATCGCGGGCACCAGCCTGGAACTGTACGTGCTGCGTTTCGAAAAGGAGCGCATGACGCTCCGGGTGCCGACCAACAAGGCCGAAAGCGTCGGCATGCGCAAGCTGTCGTCGGACAAGACGCTGCGCGAGGCGCTCGACACGCTGAAGGGCAAGCCCAAGGTGAAGCGTACCATGTGGTCGCGCCGTGCGCAGGAATATGAGGCGAAGATCAATTCGGGCGATCTGGTGTCGATCGCCGAAGTGGTCCGCGACCTGTTCCGCCCCGACGACCAGCCCGAGCAGAGCTATTCCGAACGCCAGATCTTCGAAGCGGCGGCCTCGCGCCTGGCCCGCGAGCTGGCGGCAATGGAAGAGGTCGATGAGCCCAAGGCGCTCGAAAAGATCATCGACATCCTGAAGGTCGCGGCACCTGCCTACGCCAAGGACAAGCTGCCCGCGTAA
- a CDS encoding head GIN domain-containing protein, with protein MMRSLWVLAALPLVACGTIDEAKGEKVAGTGAGSSRTFQVADFTGVELAGFDDVDVTVGPAFSVRADGRSEDLDKLDIRKDGSTLHVGRRKGDGWGWGKDGKGVTVRVTMPAIALASLAGSGNLKVDKVSGGDFRGELAGSGDLSVGQLAANSAKLDIAGSGGIRAAGQVRALSVSIAGSGDVDAKGLRADSADISIAGSGNVTADVTGDASIDLMGSGDVTLGQGARCKINKMGSGEVRCG; from the coding sequence ATGATGCGGTCTTTGTGGGTTCTGGCAGCATTGCCGCTGGTCGCTTGCGGGACGATCGACGAGGCGAAGGGGGAGAAGGTCGCCGGCACCGGCGCCGGATCGAGCCGCACCTTCCAGGTCGCCGACTTCACCGGAGTCGAACTGGCCGGATTCGACGATGTCGACGTCACCGTCGGACCGGCCTTCTCGGTCCGTGCCGATGGTCGCTCGGAGGATCTCGACAAGCTCGACATCCGCAAGGACGGTTCGACCCTGCACGTCGGGCGGCGCAAGGGCGACGGCTGGGGCTGGGGCAAGGATGGCAAGGGCGTCACCGTCCGCGTCACGATGCCCGCGATCGCGCTCGCCAGCCTTGCGGGATCGGGCAATCTGAAGGTCGACAAGGTGTCGGGCGGCGACTTTCGCGGCGAACTCGCCGGGTCGGGCGACCTGAGTGTCGGGCAACTGGCGGCAAATTCCGCGAAGCTCGATATCGCCGGCTCGGGCGGGATCCGCGCCGCGGGGCAGGTGCGCGCGCTGTCGGTATCGATCGCCGGGTCGGGCGACGTCGATGCCAAGGGGTTGCGTGCGGACAGCGCCGACATCTCGATCGCGGGCTCCGGCAACGTCACCGCCGACGTGACCGGTGACGCCTCGATCGACCTGATGGGATCGGGCGACGTGACGCTGGGGCAGGGCGCGCGGTGCAAGATCAACAAGATGGGGTCGGGCGAGGTCCGCTGCGGCTGA
- a CDS encoding head GIN domain-containing protein — translation MSRFPLRLLAVPLVLTAAPARADERSYMFSDFDRIRVEGPFEVIVGDAPSASVSAEGDARALDRLAVRVDGRTLVISPGVNGWGGYPGAAKTLPVVRVRGPMLRAATVLGNGRMTIDRLSGQRVDVGVSGAGSLTVAAIRADLVEATVIGSGALTVGGQALRARFRSNGPATIDAGALDVSALTVAAQGSGDGRYAARDTANIAADGQGSVTVAGTPSCTVRGSAPVSCGAAR, via the coding sequence ATGTCGCGCTTCCCGCTCCGCTTGCTCGCCGTGCCTCTCGTCCTGACGGCCGCCCCGGCCCGGGCCGACGAGCGCAGCTACATGTTCTCCGACTTCGACCGCATCCGGGTCGAGGGGCCGTTCGAGGTGATCGTCGGCGATGCGCCCAGCGCGTCGGTAAGCGCGGAGGGCGATGCCCGCGCGCTCGATCGCCTGGCGGTGCGGGTCGATGGGCGGACGCTGGTCATCTCGCCCGGCGTCAACGGCTGGGGCGGCTATCCGGGGGCGGCAAAGACGCTGCCGGTGGTGCGGGTGCGCGGACCGATGCTGCGCGCCGCGACCGTGCTGGGCAACGGGCGGATGACGATCGATCGCCTGTCGGGCCAGCGCGTCGATGTCGGCGTATCGGGCGCGGGCAGCCTGACCGTGGCGGCGATCCGTGCCGACCTGGTCGAGGCGACGGTGATCGGATCGGGCGCGCTGACGGTCGGGGGCCAGGCACTGCGGGCGCGGTTCCGGTCGAACGGTCCCGCGACGATCGACGCCGGCGCGCTCGACGTAAGCGCGCTGACGGTCGCTGCGCAGGGATCGGGCGACGGGCGCTATGCCGCGCGCGACACCGCCAATATCGCCGCCGATGGTCAGGGCAGCGTGACCGTCGCCGGCACGCCGTCCTGCACCGTGCGCGGATCGGCGCCGGTGTCGTGCGGGGCGGCGCGGTAG
- a CDS encoding GNAT family N-acetyltransferase: MGGLVIHDFSDALAPHFARINAEWIGAMYRIEPTDRDVLDHPRARIVDRGGAILFVEDADLGIVGTCALQRTAPGRFELTKMGVLESARGRGVGAALLDAAIARAKVLGAETLYLLSNRRSAAAIHLYERAGFVHDAEIMTEYGSRYERCDVAMRYRG, translated from the coding sequence ATGGGCGGCCTCGTCATCCACGATTTCAGCGACGCGCTGGCCCCGCATTTCGCGCGGATCAACGCCGAATGGATCGGGGCGATGTATCGGATCGAGCCGACCGACCGCGACGTGCTCGACCATCCCCGCGCGCGCATCGTCGATCGCGGCGGGGCGATTCTGTTCGTGGAGGATGCCGATCTCGGCATCGTCGGCACCTGTGCCCTGCAACGCACCGCACCGGGCCGGTTCGAGCTGACCAAGATGGGCGTGCTCGAATCGGCGCGCGGGCGGGGCGTCGGCGCGGCCCTGCTCGACGCTGCGATCGCGCGGGCCAAGGTGCTTGGCGCGGAGACGCTATACCTGCTCAGCAACCGCAGGAGTGCGGCGGCAATCCATCTCTACGAACGCGCCGGCTTCGTCCATGATGCTGAAATCATGACGGAATACGGGTCGCGCTACGAACGCTGCGACGTCGCGATGCGCTATCGGGGCTAG
- the dinB gene encoding DNA polymerase IV: MTSPAPRKIIHIDMDAFFASVEQRDDPSLRGLPVAVGGRAARGVVAAASYEARAFGVRSALPSVTALRRCPDLVFVKPRFEVYKAVSRQIHAIFAEFTPLIQPLSLDEAYLDVTANLAGLPTAWATAKAIRARIREETGLTASAGISYNKFLAKLASDHRKPDGQFAVTPDMGAAWVETLPVARFHGVGPVTARKMERLGIVTGADLRAQSIDFLRANFGSAADWYFHIARGEDDRPVNPDRVRKSSGSETTFHHDLTEDEEIEAGVQRMADDVWAWCAKAQAFGRTVTVKVKYGDFQQITRSQTVAGAIDSHAALSETARALIRSVLPTPKGIRLVGVTVSNFPAAEGATLPLFEARQS; this comes from the coding sequence ATGACTTCGCCCGCCCCGCGCAAGATCATCCACATCGACATGGACGCCTTCTTCGCGTCGGTGGAGCAGCGCGACGATCCGTCGTTGCGCGGGCTGCCGGTGGCGGTCGGCGGGCGCGCTGCGAGGGGGGTAGTGGCGGCGGCATCGTATGAAGCGCGGGCGTTCGGCGTGCGCTCCGCCCTCCCCTCGGTCACGGCGCTGCGGCGCTGTCCCGACCTGGTGTTCGTGAAGCCGCGGTTCGAGGTGTACAAGGCGGTGTCGCGGCAGATCCATGCGATCTTCGCCGAGTTCACGCCGCTGATACAGCCGCTGTCGCTGGACGAGGCGTATCTGGACGTCACCGCGAACCTGGCCGGACTGCCCACCGCCTGGGCGACCGCGAAGGCGATCCGGGCGCGCATCCGCGAGGAAACCGGGCTCACCGCGTCGGCGGGGATCAGCTACAACAAGTTCCTGGCAAAGCTCGCCTCCGACCACCGCAAGCCCGACGGGCAGTTCGCGGTGACGCCCGACATGGGCGCGGCCTGGGTCGAGACGCTGCCGGTGGCGCGGTTCCACGGGGTCGGGCCGGTCACCGCGCGCAAGATGGAGCGGCTGGGCATCGTCACCGGTGCGGACCTGCGCGCGCAGTCGATCGACTTCCTGCGCGCCAATTTCGGCAGCGCCGCCGACTGGTATTTCCACATCGCCCGCGGCGAGGACGATCGACCGGTCAATCCCGATCGGGTGCGCAAGTCGTCGGGGTCGGAAACGACGTTCCACCACGACCTGACCGAGGATGAGGAGATCGAGGCGGGGGTGCAGCGCATGGCCGACGACGTCTGGGCGTGGTGCGCAAAGGCGCAGGCGTTCGGGCGAACCGTGACGGTCAAGGTCAAGTACGGCGACTTCCAGCAGATCACCCGCAGCCAGACGGTGGCGGGCGCGATCGACAGCCATGCGGCGCTGAGCGAGACTGCGCGGGCGCTGATCCGGTCGGTGCTGCCGACGCCCAAGGGCATCCGGCTGGTCGGGGTGACCGTGTCCAACTTCCCCGCGGCAGAGGGCGCCACCCTGCCCCTGTTCGAGGCTCGTCAGTCCTAG
- a CDS encoding error-prone DNA polymerase — translation MTYSELQVTTHFSFLRGASSCEELFGAASVAGMPALGITDRNSVAGIVRALVAAEQVSKQGPPVRLVVGCRLDLVDGASVLVWPEDLRGWSRLTTLLTLGKSRANIKRGEKGRCFLHWEDVAAHADGLVAALVTNNGLDIRAFAWMADIFGSDRGHVCLTYHRRPGDAMRLHQIAQRARAYGLTPLATGDVLYHHPDRRMLQDVVTAIREKCTIDDLGLRSERSLDRHMKPPEEMARRFADHPGALAAVERIVERCNFSLRQLRYQYPDEIVMTGRSPQDALAHLAQSALDRMFEGTPPKPYQDLLEHELRLVGQMGYAAYFLTVNSIVSFARSAKILCQGRGSAANSIICYALGITSIDPIERGLLFDRFISTERHEPPDIDVDFEHERREEVIQWIYETYGHSHAALTAVVSRFRARGSVREVGKVLGLSEDMTAALASQVWGWSVEGVKDAHVDQLNFDRDDPRLALTLELARDLIGTPRHLSQHPGGFVLTRDRLDTLVPVEPAAMPERWVVEWEKIDIEELGFMKVDILGLGMLGCMRRAFGLMAEHKGQEMTLASDELQSDDPKTFAMIQKADTLGVFQIESRAQMSMLPRMKPKEFYDLVIQVAIVRPGPIQGDMVHPYLKRRENPGAVEYPSPALENVLKKTLGVPLFQEQAMQVAIIGAGFTGGEADRLRRAMATFKMTGGVGEFREKLITGMLGNGITPAFAERLVKQIEGFGSYGFPESHAASFAKIAYASCWMKCHHPDIFCAALLNAQPMGFYAPAQIVRDAREHGVVIEAVCVNGSEWDTIVLSENPLPEGRGLLPLRLGMKIVAGLAQNDADAILAARRSGPFASIPDVWRRSRVKPAALERLARADAFRCFGHDRRQALWAVKALGEKPLPLLEMMEVREPAVALTPMTEGREVVEDYRSTQLSLRAHPLAFLRERLAAGGILPAAALPRVQEGRKVEVAGVILVRQKPGSAKGVLFITIEDETGVAQGILWPDRFEAQRRTVMSASMIGIQGSVQKEGQVIHIIADRIVDYSWMLREIGDVDLPRLTTRGDGATHSGAPDRGDAEWRPKVRSDYHAPFREGVDPEDAIRIRSRDFH, via the coding sequence GTGACCTACAGCGAACTTCAGGTGACGACCCACTTCAGCTTCCTGCGCGGCGCATCGTCGTGCGAGGAGCTGTTCGGCGCGGCATCGGTCGCGGGCATGCCGGCGCTGGGCATCACCGATCGCAATTCGGTGGCGGGCATCGTCCGGGCGCTGGTCGCGGCGGAACAGGTGTCGAAACAGGGGCCGCCGGTGCGGCTGGTCGTCGGATGCCGGCTGGATCTGGTCGATGGCGCGTCGGTGCTGGTGTGGCCGGAGGATCTGCGTGGCTGGAGCCGGCTCACGACGCTGCTGACCCTCGGCAAATCCCGCGCCAATATAAAACGGGGTGAGAAAGGGCGTTGTTTTCTGCACTGGGAAGATGTGGCCGCGCACGCAGATGGGCTGGTCGCGGCCTTGGTGACCAATAATGGTCTGGATATCCGCGCCTTTGCATGGATGGCCGACATATTCGGTTCCGACCGCGGGCATGTATGCCTGACATATCACCGGCGTCCCGGCGATGCGATGCGGCTTCACCAGATTGCGCAACGCGCACGCGCTTATGGCCTTACCCCACTCGCAACGGGGGACGTCCTCTATCATCATCCCGATCGTCGGATGTTGCAGGACGTCGTGACGGCAATCAGGGAGAAATGCACGATCGACGACCTTGGCCTGCGCAGCGAGCGCAGCTTGGATCGTCACATGAAGCCCCCGGAGGAAATGGCGCGGCGCTTTGCCGACCATCCCGGTGCCCTCGCCGCAGTCGAACGAATCGTGGAACGATGCAATTTTTCGCTGCGCCAGCTACGGTACCAATATCCCGACGAGATCGTCATGACCGGTCGATCACCCCAGGACGCGCTGGCTCATCTCGCTCAATCTGCGCTCGATCGCATGTTCGAAGGCACGCCGCCAAAGCCCTACCAGGATCTGCTCGAGCATGAACTGCGCCTCGTCGGTCAGATGGGCTATGCTGCCTATTTCCTGACGGTGAACTCCATCGTCAGCTTTGCCCGAAGTGCAAAGATACTTTGTCAGGGTCGGGGATCGGCAGCCAATTCGATTATTTGCTATGCCTTGGGCATCACATCGATCGACCCGATCGAACGTGGACTGCTGTTCGATCGCTTCATCTCCACCGAGCGCCATGAACCACCCGACATCGATGTCGATTTCGAACACGAACGCCGCGAAGAAGTCATCCAGTGGATTTATGAAACCTATGGTCACAGCCATGCTGCGTTGACCGCAGTGGTCAGCCGCTTTCGTGCTCGCGGTAGCGTGCGCGAGGTCGGCAAGGTGCTGGGGCTGTCTGAAGACATGACGGCAGCATTGGCCAGTCAAGTGTGGGGCTGGTCAGTTGAAGGGGTGAAGGACGCCCATGTCGATCAATTGAATTTTGATCGCGACGATCCACGCTTGGCACTTACGCTGGAGCTTGCGCGCGACCTGATTGGTACGCCGCGTCATCTGTCACAGCATCCCGGCGGTTTTGTACTGACGCGCGACCGGCTCGATACGCTGGTACCGGTCGAACCGGCCGCGATGCCCGAACGCTGGGTAGTCGAATGGGAAAAGATCGATATCGAAGAACTGGGTTTCATGAAGGTGGACATCCTCGGCCTCGGGATGCTGGGCTGCATGCGCCGTGCGTTCGGCCTGATGGCTGAGCACAAAGGTCAGGAGATGACACTCGCCAGTGACGAGTTGCAGTCTGACGATCCAAAGACCTTCGCGATGATCCAGAAGGCGGACACGCTGGGCGTCTTTCAGATCGAGAGCCGCGCGCAGATGTCGATGCTGCCACGGATGAAGCCGAAGGAATTCTACGATCTGGTGATCCAGGTCGCGATTGTGCGGCCGGGACCGATCCAGGGCGACATGGTGCATCCGTATCTGAAGCGGCGCGAGAATCCGGGAGCGGTCGAGTACCCCAGCCCTGCCCTTGAAAATGTGCTCAAGAAGACGCTCGGCGTACCACTGTTCCAGGAACAGGCGATGCAGGTCGCGATCATCGGTGCGGGCTTTACGGGGGGCGAGGCCGATCGCCTGCGGCGGGCAATGGCGACGTTCAAGATGACCGGCGGGGTGGGCGAATTCCGCGAAAAACTGATCACAGGCATGCTCGGCAACGGCATCACCCCCGCGTTCGCCGAGCGGCTGGTCAAGCAAATCGAGGGATTCGGCAGCTACGGCTTCCCCGAAAGCCACGCCGCGTCCTTCGCGAAGATCGCCTATGCCTCGTGCTGGATGAAGTGCCACCATCCCGACATCTTCTGCGCGGCCCTGCTCAACGCCCAGCCGATGGGCTTCTACGCCCCCGCCCAGATCGTCCGCGATGCGCGCGAACACGGCGTGGTGATCGAGGCGGTGTGCGTAAACGGCAGCGAGTGGGACACGATCGTTCTGTCTGAAAACCCTCTCCCCGAGGGGAGAGGGCTTTTGCCGCTGCGTCTCGGCATGAAGATCGTCGCCGGCCTCGCGCAGAACGATGCCGACGCCATCCTCGCCGCGCGTCGCTCCGGGCCGTTCGCGTCGATCCCCGACGTCTGGCGGCGCTCGCGCGTGAAGCCCGCCGCGCTTGAGCGGCTGGCGCGTGCCGATGCGTTCCGCTGTTTCGGGCATGACCGGCGCCAGGCGTTGTGGGCGGTGAAGGCCTTGGGCGAAAAGCCGCTGCCGCTGCTGGAAATGATGGAAGTGCGCGAGCCCGCGGTCGCGCTGACCCCGATGACCGAGGGGCGCGAGGTAGTCGAGGATTACCGATCGACGCAATTGTCACTGCGCGCGCATCCGCTGGCGTTCCTGCGCGAGCGGCTGGCGGCGGGCGGGATATTGCCGGCGGCGGCGCTGCCGCGCGTGCAGGAAGGGCGCAAGGTCGAGGTCGCCGGCGTCATCCTGGTCCGCCAGAAGCCGGGATCGGCCAAGGGCGTGCTATTCATCACCATCGAGGACGAAACCGGCGTCGCGCAGGGTATCCTTTGGCCCGACCGGTTCGAGGCGCAGCGCCGCACCGTCATGTCGGCGTCGATGATCGGCATCCAGGGGAGCGTGCAGAAGGAAGGCCAGGTGATCCACATCATCGCCGACCGCATCGTCGATTACAGCTGGATGCTGCGCGAAATCGGCGACGTCGACCTGCCGCGGCTGACGACGCGCGGCGACGGTGCGACCCACAGCGGTGCGCCCGACCGCGGCGATGCGGAGTGGCGACCGAAGGTACGGTCGGACTATCATGCGCCATTCCGCGAGGGCGTGGATCCGGAAGACGCGATCCGCATCCGATCGCGCGATTTCCATTGA